In Dermacentor variabilis isolate Ectoservices chromosome 1, ASM5094787v1, whole genome shotgun sequence, the genomic stretch cataccagctaagatttccaacgcgcgagaaggtgcacacatcgctctcgcttttggcacactcaacatcgtcgttgccgccgttgccgccatcgttttccgtatcggctgtctgTTCGAACacgtacggcgaaaatacaagctgtccgagacagcgagaacgttccataatgcttacaactcagctatgaagccagaacagaacagcgtgcttacgctctgaaacggcggcgccgaccggcgactgccgcgagtgacgtcacagcggccccgaccaatcacggccaacagcggcgttcgcgcgataccctgaggcgctggtgcgcgttttcatgaaaaaacagccgcttgcgcttgtttccgccctttttgaaccagatattcgtgctCAGgagactcaaaactgtagaatgccgtagagaactcattttttttcgaaaagtgtttcagcttccctttaagcgtgATAAATATGCATTAAATCAGAAACCGCAAGAACGTGGCAAAGTGATCGTGCACGCTTGAGCGCATCGATTAAAAAACACTCGATTTTGTTGAAAAGTGAAGAAATGTACGACGTGAGCATTCTTGGCTGGAAATGAGGCGAACCGCCGGAGTGAGCGAGCGCTCAGATTAGTGAGGTGAATGCGGAATGTTAAAACAACAAAACACGTTAAGCACATACGTCACCGGGAGTTTGTCGCCAAGTCAAATTTTGGGGCTTAAGGTCACAACTCAACTCTGAGGCTATCAGGGACGCCTTATGGACTCCGGAATAACTTCGAGTACACGTgatgttttttaacatgcacctgaatGCAAGTGCacgagcgtgtttttttttccttttaccgtCCGTCTCAATCAgaatacggccgccgtggtcgggaatcgaacccgcaacctcgagctcagcagcggaGTGCCATACAGAGCCATCGCAGCGGGTGCGCGCATTGAGCGTGAATAAATTAGCGAACACGAGTGGCAGGAACGACATGCAAGAGAGCACTAGAGTGACTGCCTTGACTATAGACCATGCACGAGAGTGACTTGGCGATTCTTGAGTTTTGTACCGGAGAGTGCGGCGTCTACCGGAGTGCGCGAATAGGCTGGCGAGCGAGTGACTGACTGTGTGCGCAGGGTGGAACGAGACGGCATTCACGGGTCCGCTGCCCCTCGACAAGGATCACACATCGCTGGTGCTGCCCATGGTGCTGCAGTTTCTGACTCCCGGCTTCGTCTCGTTCGTCGGGCTGGGCGCCGTGTCGGCTGCGGTCATGTCCTCATCGGACTCTTCCATCCTCAGCGCGGCCTCCATGTTCGCCAGAAACGTCTACAAGCTCATCTTCAGGCAAAATGCGAGTCTATTGACTTTTTGCTTTACATATAGTGTACAGCGGCGCCGTCGCTGCGTGTTAAATGTGCAGGTGCGTTCTTTATTTGCGCATGAAAAAGAGAATATTGCAGCCGTGGGCACTATTCAGCGACGTCAAGGCGCCAGTGAAATATGGAAAAAAATGAGATGTAGAATTTGGCATCTCAATGAAGCTCCGATGATTAATCTATTCACGTTGGGAAAGGGAGACCAAAGGAAACGCGGACAGGAAAAAGAAAGTTCGGCAAAATAGAGCAGTGTGTCTGTGTGGCTCGCATCTTCCCACGCTATTGAGGTCTGCGGACTCATGGCGGCCTAATTTTCCTTTCGGCGCTACTTTCAGGTTTAGCAGGGTGTTGTTCTTTCTCTTTAATTCCCCCTCCCCTCTTATTTTCCACCCCCCCTCCCGCCAccttataaaaaaaaacagccttgcggtgaagctttttttttttttgcacgtacaGTCTATTTCCAAATGAGCATGCATTTACCAAAGTTGACATATAGCACACAgctatacacacatacatatatgaaTATATGAAAAACCTGAATATTCGATCATGTCGCAAGTATACTTGCGACATGATCGAATATTCAGGTTTTGCcaacgaaagtgacctcctaagcgCACCCTCCCCTGACCACCTTACAAGTAGATATCTTGACGTGAAAACGAAACGAAATTCTGTCCCTTCCcgtcattctttttttcctttcttagaAAAAGCGCATTTTCCATGTTGGGTCTAGTTGTTTAGCTGACATATGCAGTCTGTTTGTCAATAGGAGCTAATTCTGCAAAGTTGTAGCTGTAGCTGGCGAAAAGTAGGTGCAACAATCGTTAGTATGCTGCCGAGCTGCGTGTCTGTCCAATGCTCAGTAGAAGTAAAAATTACACAAGTTGGTATACTGTATGTTgtacacggcaaaaaaaaaaaaacaccgcgaaCAGCAAATATTCGGGAAGAGGCAGCGCTCATCCTGTCCGTTCCTGTTCTTCTGTCGTCTGCTGttcgcgctgtttcttttttttgtcacctCTGTCTCCAATATGACAAAGAACTGTTCAGTAGTGCTCTGTCGCAGTCGCGGCCCTTCTCGTGCACCCTGACCATGCAGGGAAACAACGTCGGGATGTCGCCTATTTGCAGGCCTCCGAGCGGGAGGTGATCTGGGTGATGCGCGTGGCCATCCTGTTTGTGGGCGCTATGGCCACCGCCATGGCACTGACCGTCAAGTCCATCTACGGTCTCTGGTACCTGTCCTCGGACCTCGTCTTCGTCATCCTCTTTCCGCAGCTCGTCTGCGTTGTCTACATAAAGCACCACTGCAACACGTACGGCTCCCTCGGCGCTTACATCATTGGCCTACTCCTGCGTGGATTGGGAGGCGAAGACATCCTCGGTCTCCCAGCGGTCATCAGGTATGCGCAAACGACAACATGGAACTACTTGCAGCGTTAGGAGTGCGACGGGGTGCAGCAACCGCGGAGAAGTTGACGTCAGGCATTTGATTCGTGAAGCTACTTCAGCAGCTTCATGAATCTGTAAGGGCACCTGTATTAGTTGGCCAAGAGGGGAGAGCTTGCAGGTTTTTATTTACTAATAGCATAATAAATTAGCGCAAATATGTCAGTTTCCATCAATAAGGAACGTTTCGTGTTATAGTGGTATTCAATACTTATCGGCGTACCGTGTATGATTCTTTTAGCAACGGCTGTTTCATGATATGCAAGTTGACCCGTTAGCTTCTTCACATGGGAAAGAGTGGGAAGCGCCTGAAAAGTGCTTCTCGTGCTGAGTGACGCACAGGTGAGCGGCTGTGTTATTTTAGTCAGAATGGCGGTAAGCAATCAATAACTACTTGGGCAGCGTCCCGACATGGCACCTGTCTCCCCCTCTTCATCCTGCTTATGTGAAGCTCAAGCTAAGTGGCGTGTCCTTTTGTGAAGTGAAACCTATCGATCACAAATTTTGATGCCTCATAATTCTGCGCCACAAGATTTCCTTGTGATGCGCTAGTCTTCAACTGTCATAAGAACAAAAAACTCTAACTGTATAATCGAAAACCAAAGAAACCATTGTTAACGACCCGTCTTTGTGAACGTAACGCCAGGGCCAGAATTCACAaatctttttgttcgtaagtgctgtttttcattggctgatcgccttcgctaataatatgtcctacatcactattggctggcacgaacgcgtCAAGCATAAGAACGTTTTGTGTATACGGGCCCTGATAATTATTTTGTTCGCTGGTCAAATAATGCAGCTGCATTAATACTGTTTTTGTATCTACTATAGCTTCTTGTAAATGTTTTAAAGTCTGAAAGCATCCTGCATATATGCGTGCGAGCAAACTTTCTGCGTATGTAGACTACCCGTACAACACGATGTGCCCGTATTCCTGCCCAGGTACCCATTCTACGACGAAAAGGACGGCCAGCTTTTCCCATTCCGTACGCTTGCCATGCTGACCAGCCTGGCGAGCATCCTCTCCATCTCGGCGCTAACACGCTGGCTCTTCGAGAGCGGCACCCTGCCGGCGCGGTTCGACGTATTCCACTGCGTCGTCAACATTCCGGAGGACATCATGAAGGTACAGGAGCCCCACGAGGGCGAGATGACGGTGCTCAACGCGGGCGGCCTCGTCAAGAGCTACCAGACCGAAATGAACGGCCGCGTCAACCCGGCGCTAAACCTGCACCCCGAGGAAGACGTCGAGGGGTTCCAGGTCAAGCCATCCGCAGCTGTTGGAGCCGACCCACTGTCTCCTTTTGGCGGCGGGCCGCTCTCCACCACTGcagcgcagccgccgccgctCGGCGACAGGGGTAACGCGCTCTCATCTGAAGACACTACCAAGCTCTAGGCTTGGCAGGGGTTCGGACGAGCCCCGGAGACGCACGGGTCCCATAGTTCGCCCCGCTTCGGGCGGGCCCCCTGTCGCCCGATCCTTCTCCTATGTCCACTGGCGCGCGTGAGCCGGCCCCCTACTCTCCAACCACGTCCCCCGTGTCTCGCCCGTGTttctcgtgtgtgtgcgtgtttgtccTGTCCGCGCCACTCGCCGTTTGGCGTACGCGGTGGTATGGAGCTGCGCTCAGTCGCTTCGACGCCGGTAGCAAACGTGTGGGAGAAGGGCATAACGCCCAATATTACCGCGCAAGCCGTTCTCTCGCTGAAAATGGCGAATCGTATTACCGTCATTTTTTGGGCATCTACAGACAGCAAGGGAATGCGTGGCAGAGTTGCCTATAGGAAGGGAAGTGGCGTAGAACAATCATTTTGGAAGGTAATGGAGCGGTGCACTACTGCAGGTACTTGCGTTTAAAAAGAATGGAAACACGATTTATATTTAATGTTCCTGGGCGTTCTGCTGCCGTAAGTCACCAAGCTGTCCTTCTCAGGTCAGCGCAGTATCCGAAAAGACTGGAAACACTGATCGGCCCTGCGCTCGGGAACGATCCAAGCGAAATCGACCCGACAGGGACGTCGATGCCAAGCTACGGTGGTTGTATGTGGCATGGCGGGCACTTGAATATTTCGGTTCATTTACCGAATGAATGTTGGCATAACGAATGCAGATACATTCTAGCAAACTAATTACTGAACTAGCGGTATTTTTACAAGTCCGCAATCAGCAATAGTTTAGTGGTTGCCTAATGTTCTTAAGAAATACGTTCCATTATAGACTGCTGAGAAGGATCATCATGCGAAAACAGTACTGAAATGCATGTGACAGGGCCAGTGAAAACACGTTCTCTCGAGCCAAACATTCGCCGCGCTATCTGCTTTGGAACACACACAGTGTTATGACCGAAACCATTGCGGTGCCGCGAAATTTATCAAATAGATACGCACAAGACAAGCCTACATTCTGTGCTTGCTTATGTGTCCCACTGTACGCTGGTGTTTGAGCGACCAGCGATTATAACTGGCTATTACAAATAGGAGCGATTGTACCGTTCTTGCTAAAACATTAGGAATACAACAATAAGATTAGGTCATGTGCAGCCTTGCAGTCGCTGTTTCCAGCTGACAAGATTTGATGTACTGAATACTTCGTATCGTATAGAATTTCTCCCTCTCTACTGGTTGAATGCCACCTGGTTGCCGCCTGAATGGTATGCTTTACACCTCGCAGACTTCAGTGGCGTCCGAACGCGGAGTTAAGCGCCACATCTTACGTCCAGCATTGAAGTCTGCGCGTTTATTTTGATAGCCAGAACTCGTGCAGCTCAGCGAAGGGGCCCATTCGTGTTAAGTATAAATGCTCGTCGGGGCAAAATATAGAATTCCAAGCTAATCGCTTTATGCGAAACAAATGTAAAGCGCTGTCTTGTGAGGACCCATGGACGAATTTTATCTTTCCATAGTTACAAAAATTGGAGCATGATACTACCTTTGCTGCGCCTCAGCTGCCCACTAGAAGCGAAATGAACCCAGCAGCGAGAGCTCATGTATTCTGTCTGAGTCAAAGGGACCACTTCCACGCTAAGTGTGACCATTATTGGTTTCCAAATAATCAAATTCGGCTCTAATAACCGACACATAGCGTGCTGCTCTTGTTGGTGCATACTACATCGCAGTGAAAGGGTGAAGCGCATTCCAGGTTAGGAACAGCGTTTGTCCTCATGTGTTTTAATGTGAAGTGTCTTCCTTTCGCGCTCCTCTCTTCCACTCTGCTCGTATCACGCACTAAGTCGGCACGCTGTGATCATTGGCGCGACATGAAGGCGCACACACGCTGTTAGGAGAGCTAAAGGTGGGCCCCTTTCCTGTGCTCGTCGGAAGACAGCCACAAAAGTGCAGCTCGTGTCCCAACCTCGGGAGGTGCCCGTTGACCGAACGCGCTAATTTTCACGTTTGAATCGTTGAGAGGCAAAATTACAGCCATTGCCGGCAACGCTAGAAGACGAGAGGTTACATTTGTTCCGCGTTTCCGGCTGTACAAGCCTAAAGCGCTGAAAGGCGAGAGCtatcgccgacagtgttccacCTGTCTACACTAACCGGAGAGAAGCATGCTGCACCAACCAAGTTGTAACTGGAAACGTATTTCCTTTTATCATCTCTCATTCTCCTGTGCAAGCGATGTGCACTCCCGGCTCCTACACATCCGGCGCGCAACAGGGTGGCTTCTATAGAGTATTGACATCTGTGAGACGCACCGCGAGTTCGTTGTGTCAAACAGACATGTTGTGACAATCACGTTATGCAGCGCGCGAGCATAGAGCCGTCGGTATTTTTTGGGAAAGTTTATTGCGGGGAGCTATCCCCCTTACTCGTTGTGGTCGATAACTCAATGTTGTAAGCGCGATGACAATCAAGTTTATAGTGCACTGTGATCGTGGTACTTTTCGTTGGAGTGATATATACGCACTTTTTCTTCAGTGACAATCAATAGCCATGGACGTGGTGACAATGTGAGCCACGTGCGAAGGCCTGACGGCACAGGGTCTCGACAATCCTGCTATACTGTATACAGCAGCAAAGCATTTACGATGAACTTGAGGAACACCACCGCGGCACGCAGCTGCGGGGGgagatcgaaagctgcctgtctTGGTTATCACGGTGAAACTTGGGATGCTATACACAATATACGCAACGTAGGTGAATGTGCTATTTTCTGACCTCATACTTGAATTAACAGCGTAGTCGGAAATAGGAGTGCTTAGCGCAGATAAAATAAAGCGTGTATATACTACAAGCCACCCTATTCGGAGCGCAAATTCGGAAGCTCGGGCGATGTTAACTCTAGGTGCATGCAGCGTGCAGGCTACGTTTACGAATGCGTTCCAGCTAGCGTGAACTTAGTAAAAGAAAcagataaacaaacaaacaaaaatagagCTGCAGTGGTCATGTAAACGCTAACAAATGCTGAATTATGTTGCAAGCGACGAGGTTCACGCGTCAGGTTCTGTCCGAGGGATAGTAAACATTacaagacaaaaataaataaataatggggggtggggaggggtcAAGTACGCGGCTGATTTCGACCGTGGTACCTGAGGTCACGATGAGCTCATTTGCCTACCTTGTGTTGTTCAAGGATCAAAGAGTGCCACTCCTTACAACGCGGCAAACATTCTATCGCGCTGTTTGTTTCgtcgtgacaaggcatttctgcGAAATTCTCCATTTGCAGCATGCCCACGCATTTTCGTTATGTGACTTGTTGAACAGTGCATGATTATTCCATTTCTTGAACATATCGTTTCACACTTCGCATACATCTTCGGAcgcgaaaaaaagaagttatattAAGCGCATTGCCCTCTAGCGTGCTCTGTTCAGCTGTTTGGATGTGTTAGTTGCACGCGCAAACCGATGTGTTGCAGGTGCTGCGAATAacttatatatatgtacatatgtaTTATTTATCGTCACTGCTTTGTGAACCAGTTAGAGACTTGATTGCTGAGCAATATTTTCGCATATTGACAGAGCCCTCGTACTTATACACTTT encodes the following:
- the LOC142578421 gene encoding high-affinity choline transporter 1-like, which gives rise to MAINIAGVVSVVIFYIIILAVGIWAGRKSKKTGNDPGDADEVMLAGRNIGVFVGIFTMTATWVGGGYINGTAEAVYSNGIIWCQAPVGYALSLVVGGYFFANKMRAEGYVTMLDPFQELFGGRMGGLLFIPALCGEVFWSAAILAALGATVGVIIDMDTNTSIIASACIALFYTFFGGLYSVAYTDVIQLFCIFIGLWLCIPFCMMNESVGTLTYPTNDWIGSLEPKYVGQYIDFGLLLILGGIPWQVYFQRVLSCKTAFKAQLLSYVAAFGCIIMAIPAMIMGAVAKATRWNETAFTGPLPLDKDHTSLVLPMVLQFLTPGFVSFVGLGAVSAAVMSSSDSSILSAASMFARNVYKLIFRQNASEREVIWVMRVAILFVGAMATAMALTVKSIYGLWYLSSDLVFVILFPQLVCVVYIKHHCNTYGSLGAYIIGLLLRGLGGEDILGLPAVIRYPFYDEKDGQLFPFRTLAMLTSLASILSISALTRWLFESGTLPARFDVFHCVVNIPEDIMKVQEPHEGEMTVLNAGGLVKSYQTEMNGRVNPALNLHPEEDVEGFQVKPSAAVGADPLSPFGGGPLSTTAAQPPPLGDRGNALSSEDTTKL